The following proteins are co-located in the Cyprinus carpio isolate SPL01 chromosome B19, ASM1834038v1, whole genome shotgun sequence genome:
- the kiaa1522 gene encoding uncharacterized protein KIAA1522 homolog isoform X3 — protein sequence MGNSNSKKKAQANLTSGHRTSRVKSIWHFRHVDKFKTAGQKQNEPRKLTVHYTASQHYQENVFIQGSRPQYLEDLHTEAREGLKILQQEENKNGVDFQEDQTVPEEDTSSKERDESLETDSTAGHSVISVSTVSAVSSRPVLTRQGSTFKPLNPVKRLDKTKRRSRRTTIMGIPQEVQKELDMARGTILQQRPNGEHDSEDDSCGRVVIPTIDGELPSVNHEGARVHLQNIELLQTSRDEEFLINHIHSVYQDELNRKLGIGACPTQRPKSLAVPGMTTSSFLHEPQGPVMSISPQATYLSKIIPNAILPAAIDIIEINHDHSRRSTSTVSKSSLASASPASSRSGGGTNKHPTTTSRSHSQSSETIVSNSSTISSKAKCLPTFVPDSTKEVSDLIPKDARVTSSSSCKSSNSNGTNHRLDHREMGEAGENVRNSHSFSRSLSVMKTKLPPAPPQRTYSLHHEKLKWRSRELADIKSLKNMAPDDGQTGRDLSGPKDQQSTNNEKSSVHSSILNSSRECSPLSPDQALTRSHVRSGNSSPQKTGEESGENKFDRTLSPSSGYSSQSGTPTHSPKEVSPSSPGKRRVQPSKPERIGVRNSPVVSVSSSMTSLSSVTSDTAHRDIQTNTTPSEPLKCSPNVTTVKNKVTLTHPTIPHRELFNIPPPPKVKAPSPPPPETWIHNKRTLELLCGPGPNPHRLHQLQKQQKESLIGKNQNTNSIQITEQMIPKLHTTEEMKSGTQLENKEAVKEQNESISSQMHEQMMAEPPDLRHNESSTLHNVLNELKSTKIPTEVNHNVHTQDQRTVEDQKEKGSQILPTTKVPTIKIDQSMLSQVKTSPEIVSTTCTRRNDENSEENKGNCIVKDILNHKQLQTLGIEVPEVNGISPPPSPPPEHHPPPPPTKKTSASTGSIPPSDEEEQKQESEEQVTHLETSWPPPPPPMEESTDLMFEEQDELDFPPPPPSFIHEPLSEVSVNCHEESCEQQDNIELRSSNASDMASSPGQDSKIQTILPARTVQNDMEDRQEDKPCNNVSHFSVDKGCMETVDPTCMSSLLPDELVHGEEMPTLSAQDSSEQTSLDTQPDSTNVPLAPPLPVEDQSTVNFRRQLSLINKDSRSKDLLCRHKSTPISKEDANIPLVTPSLLQMVRLRSVNVGEDQVNNDTKPSTEATTNEDHSITSQATPQKPIRKSLTLKSNSPAKSSPAPATVPSMRLQEAIRMKTAAMSSSGVPAMLNLRISSNSSASSPVPSPKTPDGCDLHKSPASTASFIFSKSTKKVVIETPTSPEVQASLQQSLAAEIMQVSDQAKTMVTNGTKKPIKVPPPVAKKPVHGTNLPNKTENATPDKTEILTNKQITRVEVNGQSDQVHPAGQRAQSLGNQKQARSTETAC from the exons CAGGCCAAAAGCAGAATGAGCCAAGAAAGCTGACTGTACACTACACAGCCTCCCAGCACTACCAGGAGAATGTGTTCATACAGGGAAGCAGACCGCAGTACCTGGAAGACCTGCATACTGAGGCCCGGGAAGGACTGAAGATACTACAACAGGAGG AGAACAAAAATGGAGTGGACTTTCAGGAAGATCAGACTGTG CCAGAGGAAGATACAAGCTCAAAAGAAAGAGATGAATCACTTGAGACTGATAGCACTGCTGGACACTCCGTCATTTCAGTGTCAACTGTCTCAGCAGTCTCCTCACGTCCAGTGCTTACACGTCAAG GTTCCACATTTAAACCCTTGAACCCAGTTAAACGACTGGACAAGACCAAGAGGAGAAGTAGAAGAACAACTATAATGGGCATACCACAAGAAGTCCAAAAAGAACTGG aTATGGCAAGAGGAACTATACTGCAGCAGCGTCCAAATGGAGAACATGACAGTGAAGATGATTCCTGTGGCAGAGTGGTCATCCCAACAATTGATGGAGAGCTTCCTTCAGTAAATCATGAAGGGGCTCGTGTACACCTGCAGAACATCGAGCTTCTTCAGACATCAAGAGATGAGGAGTTTCTAATAAACCACATCCATTCTGTCTACCAAGATGAGTTAAACCGAAAGCTTGGTATAGGAGCATGCCCTACACAGAGGCCAAAGTCTCTTGCTGTGCCAGGGATGACCACTTCCTCTTTCCTGCATGAGCCTCAAGGTCCTGTTATGTCTATTTCGCCACAGGCAACTTATTTATCTAAGATTATTCCAAACGCAATTCTGCCTGCTGCAATAGATATCATTGAAATTAATCATGATCACAGCCGCCGCAGTACAAGTACAGTTAGCAAGAGTAGTTTAGCATCAGCTAGTCCAGCTTCTTCACGATCTGGAGGTGGCACAAATAAACATCCAACTACCACTAGCAGAAGCCATTCCCAATCATCTGAGACGATCGTCTCCAACTCCTCCACAATCTCTTCAAAAGCAAAGTGTCTACCAACATTTGTTCCTGACAGCACCAAAGAAGTTTCGGATTTAATTCCAAAGGATGCAAGGGTGACAAGCTCAAGCAGTTGTAAAAGCTCTAACAGTAACGGTACAAATCATAGACTAGACCACAGGGAGATGGGTGAAGCAGGGGAAAACGTCAGAAACAGCCATTCATTCTCTCGTAGTCTTTCTGTAATGAAGACAAAATTGCCACCAGCACCACCTCAGAGAACCTATTCCCTCCACCATGAAAAACTTAAGTGGAGATCAAGGGAACTGGCAGACATAAAAAGTCTCAAAAATATGGCCCCAGATGATGGGCAAACAGGTAGAGATCTTAGTGGTCCAAAAGACCAGCAGTCCACCAATAATGAAAAGAGTTCTGTCCATTCTTCTATACTCAACTCATCAAGAGAATGCAGCCCACTTAGTCCTGATCAAGCTTTAACTAGAAGTCATGTCAGATCGGGTAACTCATCCCCACAGAAAACTGGAGAAGAATCTGGTGAAAACAAATTTGATAGGACTTTGTCTCCTTCGAGTGGATACTCAAGCCAAAGTGGGACACCTACACATTCCCCTAAAGAGGTCAGTCCCTCCTCACCTGGAAAGAGAAGAGTTCAGCCTTCAAAGCCTGAGAGAATAGGTGTACGGAACTCGCCGGTGGTTTCAGTCTCTTCATCAATGACATCTCTATCTTCAGTCACATCAGACACAGCACATCGTGACATTCAAACCAACACCACTCCATCAGAGCCATTAAAGTGCTCCCCAAATGTTACAACAGTGAAAAACAAGGTGACACTGACACACCCAACTATTCCCCATAGGGAACTGTTCAACATTCCCCCTCCACCCAAGGTAAAAGCCCCATCTCCCCCACCCCCTGAAACCTGGATTCACAATAAACGCACACTTGAACTATTATGTGGCCCAGGTCCAAACCCCCATAGGTTACATCAgcttcaaaaacagcaaaaagagtCATTAATAGgtaaaaatcaaaacacaaattcCATACAAATCACTGAACAAATGATCCCAAAGCTACATAcaacagaagaaatgaagtcagGTACCCAACTGGAGAACAAAGAAGCTGTAAAAGAACAAAATGAGTCTATTTCATCTCAAATGCACGAACAAATGATGGCAGAACCTCCAGATTTGAGGCATAATGAAAGCTCAACATTACACAATGTGCTGAATGaactaaaaagtacaaaaatccCTACAGAGGTCAACCACAACGTTCATACGCAAGATCAGAGAACTGTAGAGGATCAAAAGGAAAAAGGAAGCCAAATACTCCCTACAACAAAGGTACCAACTATCAAAATTGATCAAAGTATGCTGTCACAAGTCAAAACAAGTCCTGAAATTGTGAGCACAACATGCACCCGAAGGAATGATGAAAACAGTGAGGAGAACAAAGGAAACTGCATTGTTAAGGACATTCTCAATCATAAACAATTGCAAACTCTCGGCATAGAAGTACCTGAGGTCAATGGCatttctcctcctccttctccacCTCCGGAACACCACCCTCCACCACCGCCTACTAAAAAGACGTCAGCCTCCACAGGGTCTATACCACCATCTGATGAAGAGGAACAGAAGCAAGAATCAGAGGAACAGGTGACTCATCTGGAGACTTCTTGgcctccaccaccaccaccaatgGAAGAATCAACTGACTTGATGTTTGAGGAACAAGATGAACTTGACTTCCCCCCACCACCTCCCTCGTTCATCCATGAGCCCCTTTCGGAGGTATCTGTCAATTGCCATGAAGAGTCCTGTGAACAGCAGGACAATATAGAATTGAGGTCATCTAATGCCTCAGATATGGCTAGCAGTCCAGGCCAAGACTCCAAAATACAGACCATTCTGCCAGCAAGAACTGTACAAAATGATATGGAGGACAGGCAAGAAGATAAGCCTTGTAACAATGTCTCACACTTCTCTGTGGACAAAGGTTGCATGGAAACTGTAGATCCTACTTGTATGTCCTCTCTTTTACCAGATGAACTTGTACATGGGGAGGAAATGCCAACTTTGTCAGCACAAGATTCATCTGAGCAAACATCACTTGATACCCAACCAGATTCCACTAATGTGCCACTTGCACCTCCACTTCCAGTGGAAGACCAATCCACTGTTAACTTCCGAAGGCAATTGAGCCTCATAAACAAAGACAGCCGGAGCAAAGATCTGCTTTGTCGTCACAAAAGCACACCTATTTCAAAGGAGGATGCCAACATTCCCCTTGTCACACCTTCCTTGCTTCAGATGGTTCGACTAAGATCTGTAAATGTAGGTGAAGATCAAGTTAACAATGATACCAAACCAAGCACTGAGGCTACAACAAATGAGGATCACAGTATTACTAGTCAAGCAACGCCACAAAAACCTATTCGCAAATCCTTGACCTTGAAGTCCAACTCACCTGCTAAGTCATCTCCTGCTCCAGCCACAGTCCCATCCATGCGTCTTCAAGAGGCCATACGTATGAAGACTGCTGCAATGTCCTCCAGTGGAGTACCTGCAATGCTCAATCTGCGCATTTCCTCAAATAGTAGTGCTAGTTCACCTGTGCCATCCCCTAAAACACCAGATGGCTGTGACTTACACAAGTCCCCTGCATCTACAGCCAGCTTTATCTTCTCAAAAAGTACAAAGAAAGTTGTCATTGAAACGCCTACTTCTCCTGAGGTCCAAGCAAGCCTCCAGCAAAGTCTTGCAGCTGAGATAATGCAGGTTTCTGACCAAGCCAAGACAATGGTTACAAATGGGACAAAAAAGCCAATTAAGGTCCCGCCACCTGTTGCTAAGAAACCAGTGCATGGAACAAATCTTCCCAATAAGACAGAGAATGCAACACCAGATAAGACTGAGATcttgacaaataaacaaataacgaGGGTTGAAGTTAATGGGCAAAGTGATCAAGTGCATCCTGCTGGTCAGCGAGCACAATCATTAGGAAACCAGAAGCAAGCAA gAAGTACAGAGACTGCATGTTGA
- the kiaa1522 gene encoding uncharacterized protein KIAA1522 homolog isoform X5, which yields MARGTILQQRPNGEHDSEDDSCGRVVIPTIDGELPSVNHEGARVHLQNIELLQTSRDEEFLINHIHSVYQDELNRKLGIGACPTQRPKSLAVPGMTTSSFLHEPQGPVMSISPQATYLSKIIPNAILPAAIDIIEINHDHSRRSTSTVSKSSLASASPASSRSGGGTNKHPTTTSRSHSQSSETIVSNSSTISSKAKCLPTFVPDSTKEVSDLIPKDARVTSSSSCKSSNSNGTNHRLDHREMGEAGENVRNSHSFSRSLSVMKTKLPPAPPQRTYSLHHEKLKWRSRELADIKSLKNMAPDDGQTGRDLSGPKDQQSTNNEKSSVHSSILNSSRECSPLSPDQALTRSHVRSGNSSPQKTGEESGENKFDRTLSPSSGYSSQSGTPTHSPKEVSPSSPGKRRVQPSKPERIGVRNSPVVSVSSSMTSLSSVTSDTAHRDIQTNTTPSEPLKCSPNVTTVKNKVTLTHPTIPHRELFNIPPPPKVKAPSPPPPETWIHNKRTLELLCGPGPNPHRLHQLQKQQKESLIGKNQNTNSIQITEQMIPKLHTTEEMKSGTQLENKEAVKEQNESISSQMHEQMMAEPPDLRHNESSTLHNVLNELKSTKIPTEVNHNVHTQDQRTVEDQKEKGSQILPTTKVPTIKIDQSMLSQVKTSPEIVSTTCTRRNDENSEENKGNCIVKDILNHKQLQTLGIEVPEVNGISPPPSPPPEHHPPPPPTKKTSASTGSIPPSDEEEQKQESEEQVTHLETSWPPPPPPMEESTDLMFEEQDELDFPPPPPSFIHEPLSEVSVNCHEESCEQQDNIELRSSNASDMASSPGQDSKIQTILPARTVQNDMEDRQEDKPCNNVSHFSVDKGCMETVDPTCMSSLLPDELVHGEEMPTLSAQDSSEQTSLDTQPDSTNVPLAPPLPVEDQSTVNFRRQLSLINKDSRSKDLLCRHKSTPISKEDANIPLVTPSLLQMVRLRSVNVGEDQVNNDTKPSTEATTNEDHSITSQATPQKPIRKSLTLKSNSPAKSSPAPATVPSMRLQEAIRMKTAAMSSSGVPAMLNLRISSNSSASSPVPSPKTPDGCDLHKSPASTASFIFSKSTKKVVIETPTSPEVQASLQQSLAAEIMQVSDQAKTMVTNGTKKPIKVPPPVAKKPVHGTNLPNKTENATPDKTEILTNKQITRVEVNGQSDQVHPAGQRAQSLGNQKQARSTETAC from the exons ATGGCAAGAGGAACTATACTGCAGCAGCGTCCAAATGGAGAACATGACAGTGAAGATGATTCCTGTGGCAGAGTGGTCATCCCAACAATTGATGGAGAGCTTCCTTCAGTAAATCATGAAGGGGCTCGTGTACACCTGCAGAACATCGAGCTTCTTCAGACATCAAGAGATGAGGAGTTTCTAATAAACCACATCCATTCTGTCTACCAAGATGAGTTAAACCGAAAGCTTGGTATAGGAGCATGCCCTACACAGAGGCCAAAGTCTCTTGCTGTGCCAGGGATGACCACTTCCTCTTTCCTGCATGAGCCTCAAGGTCCTGTTATGTCTATTTCGCCACAGGCAACTTATTTATCTAAGATTATTCCAAACGCAATTCTGCCTGCTGCAATAGATATCATTGAAATTAATCATGATCACAGCCGCCGCAGTACAAGTACAGTTAGCAAGAGTAGTTTAGCATCAGCTAGTCCAGCTTCTTCACGATCTGGAGGTGGCACAAATAAACATCCAACTACCACTAGCAGAAGCCATTCCCAATCATCTGAGACGATCGTCTCCAACTCCTCCACAATCTCTTCAAAAGCAAAGTGTCTACCAACATTTGTTCCTGACAGCACCAAAGAAGTTTCGGATTTAATTCCAAAGGATGCAAGGGTGACAAGCTCAAGCAGTTGTAAAAGCTCTAACAGTAACGGTACAAATCATAGACTAGACCACAGGGAGATGGGTGAAGCAGGGGAAAACGTCAGAAACAGCCATTCATTCTCTCGTAGTCTTTCTGTAATGAAGACAAAATTGCCACCAGCACCACCTCAGAGAACCTATTCCCTCCACCATGAAAAACTTAAGTGGAGATCAAGGGAACTGGCAGACATAAAAAGTCTCAAAAATATGGCCCCAGATGATGGGCAAACAGGTAGAGATCTTAGTGGTCCAAAAGACCAGCAGTCCACCAATAATGAAAAGAGTTCTGTCCATTCTTCTATACTCAACTCATCAAGAGAATGCAGCCCACTTAGTCCTGATCAAGCTTTAACTAGAAGTCATGTCAGATCGGGTAACTCATCCCCACAGAAAACTGGAGAAGAATCTGGTGAAAACAAATTTGATAGGACTTTGTCTCCTTCGAGTGGATACTCAAGCCAAAGTGGGACACCTACACATTCCCCTAAAGAGGTCAGTCCCTCCTCACCTGGAAAGAGAAGAGTTCAGCCTTCAAAGCCTGAGAGAATAGGTGTACGGAACTCGCCGGTGGTTTCAGTCTCTTCATCAATGACATCTCTATCTTCAGTCACATCAGACACAGCACATCGTGACATTCAAACCAACACCACTCCATCAGAGCCATTAAAGTGCTCCCCAAATGTTACAACAGTGAAAAACAAGGTGACACTGACACACCCAACTATTCCCCATAGGGAACTGTTCAACATTCCCCCTCCACCCAAGGTAAAAGCCCCATCTCCCCCACCCCCTGAAACCTGGATTCACAATAAACGCACACTTGAACTATTATGTGGCCCAGGTCCAAACCCCCATAGGTTACATCAgcttcaaaaacagcaaaaagagtCATTAATAGgtaaaaatcaaaacacaaattcCATACAAATCACTGAACAAATGATCCCAAAGCTACATAcaacagaagaaatgaagtcagGTACCCAACTGGAGAACAAAGAAGCTGTAAAAGAACAAAATGAGTCTATTTCATCTCAAATGCACGAACAAATGATGGCAGAACCTCCAGATTTGAGGCATAATGAAAGCTCAACATTACACAATGTGCTGAATGaactaaaaagtacaaaaatccCTACAGAGGTCAACCACAACGTTCATACGCAAGATCAGAGAACTGTAGAGGATCAAAAGGAAAAAGGAAGCCAAATACTCCCTACAACAAAGGTACCAACTATCAAAATTGATCAAAGTATGCTGTCACAAGTCAAAACAAGTCCTGAAATTGTGAGCACAACATGCACCCGAAGGAATGATGAAAACAGTGAGGAGAACAAAGGAAACTGCATTGTTAAGGACATTCTCAATCATAAACAATTGCAAACTCTCGGCATAGAAGTACCTGAGGTCAATGGCatttctcctcctccttctccacCTCCGGAACACCACCCTCCACCACCGCCTACTAAAAAGACGTCAGCCTCCACAGGGTCTATACCACCATCTGATGAAGAGGAACAGAAGCAAGAATCAGAGGAACAGGTGACTCATCTGGAGACTTCTTGgcctccaccaccaccaccaatgGAAGAATCAACTGACTTGATGTTTGAGGAACAAGATGAACTTGACTTCCCCCCACCACCTCCCTCGTTCATCCATGAGCCCCTTTCGGAGGTATCTGTCAATTGCCATGAAGAGTCCTGTGAACAGCAGGACAATATAGAATTGAGGTCATCTAATGCCTCAGATATGGCTAGCAGTCCAGGCCAAGACTCCAAAATACAGACCATTCTGCCAGCAAGAACTGTACAAAATGATATGGAGGACAGGCAAGAAGATAAGCCTTGTAACAATGTCTCACACTTCTCTGTGGACAAAGGTTGCATGGAAACTGTAGATCCTACTTGTATGTCCTCTCTTTTACCAGATGAACTTGTACATGGGGAGGAAATGCCAACTTTGTCAGCACAAGATTCATCTGAGCAAACATCACTTGATACCCAACCAGATTCCACTAATGTGCCACTTGCACCTCCACTTCCAGTGGAAGACCAATCCACTGTTAACTTCCGAAGGCAATTGAGCCTCATAAACAAAGACAGCCGGAGCAAAGATCTGCTTTGTCGTCACAAAAGCACACCTATTTCAAAGGAGGATGCCAACATTCCCCTTGTCACACCTTCCTTGCTTCAGATGGTTCGACTAAGATCTGTAAATGTAGGTGAAGATCAAGTTAACAATGATACCAAACCAAGCACTGAGGCTACAACAAATGAGGATCACAGTATTACTAGTCAAGCAACGCCACAAAAACCTATTCGCAAATCCTTGACCTTGAAGTCCAACTCACCTGCTAAGTCATCTCCTGCTCCAGCCACAGTCCCATCCATGCGTCTTCAAGAGGCCATACGTATGAAGACTGCTGCAATGTCCTCCAGTGGAGTACCTGCAATGCTCAATCTGCGCATTTCCTCAAATAGTAGTGCTAGTTCACCTGTGCCATCCCCTAAAACACCAGATGGCTGTGACTTACACAAGTCCCCTGCATCTACAGCCAGCTTTATCTTCTCAAAAAGTACAAAGAAAGTTGTCATTGAAACGCCTACTTCTCCTGAGGTCCAAGCAAGCCTCCAGCAAAGTCTTGCAGCTGAGATAATGCAGGTTTCTGACCAAGCCAAGACAATGGTTACAAATGGGACAAAAAAGCCAATTAAGGTCCCGCCACCTGTTGCTAAGAAACCAGTGCATGGAACAAATCTTCCCAATAAGACAGAGAATGCAACACCAGATAAGACTGAGATcttgacaaataaacaaataacgaGGGTTGAAGTTAATGGGCAAAGTGATCAAGTGCATCCTGCTGGTCAGCGAGCACAATCATTAGGAAACCAGAAGCAAGCAA gAAGTACAGAGACTGCATGTTGA